From the Cyanobium sp. M30B3 genome, the window TGAATGCCCGGCAGGTGGACCGCTATCAGCAGGCGATCGAAGCCCAGCAGGAGATGATGCGCCAGTTGATGGGCCGTTGAGCAGCCAGCAGCAGACCTGTGCCCGAGGATGAACTGCAGCAACGCCGCACGATCAACCTCAAGCTTCCCGCTGAGCTGATCAGTCGCCTGGATGCCCTCAAGGGGGAATTCGGCCTGCGCAGCCGCGGCGCCATCGTGGAGCGGCTTCTCAATGAGCTGTTCAAACCCGAGGCTGCCGCCACCAGCGATGGCGAGGCCGCTGTTGCCGACCCACCGTCCGCCGCGGGTGAACCATCCGGAGCCTTCGACGAGCAGGGTGCCCTGGTGCTCGTGAGCCGGGGCGGCGGTGAGGAAGCCCAAGTGGATCTGGCCCTCCGGCGCGATCCGGCCGATTCCCAGGAGAGCGATCCGAGCCGGGCCGCCGGATCCCGGCCACGCGGAATCGATCTGCCCGGCTTCGTCCGCCGCCAGTCGGAACAGGTGCGGCGCAGCCTCCAGCCCCGACCACGCCCTGGGGCTGAGTCACTGGATCTGCTCCCCCAGATCCCGATCGAGCTGCTCGATCAGGCCCTGGAGCGGGTGAGGGGTCACTGGTTCGAGCTCTATGGCCAGTCAGCCAATGAAGCGGTGCTGGAGGCCGCGATGGTGTGGCTTGCGCAGGACATCTGGCCCCAGAGCGATCAGAGCGAGGGGCGCCCCTTCAGCTGGACGCTGGTGACGGAGGTGATGGCGAGCCTGGCGCCCTGCTGGCAACCCGGCCCCCCCTCCTTCGAGCGGGTGATGGTGGCCGCCGGACTCCTGGAGGATCCCTTCAGTGGCTCCACCCTGGTGGTGCGGCTGCCCACCCTGATCCGCCGCTTCGTGCATCGCTTCCGGCGTCGACGGGGGGCCTCATTCCAGACCCTGGAACACACCATGACCCTGCATGGGGCCCTGAAGCTGCTGAACCTGCCCACCACCCCAGGCCACCGACTCACCCTGCCCCAGATCCGGGAGGCCTACCGGGAGCTGGCCCTGGCCCACCACCCCGATTCGGGCGGCACCGATGAAGGCATGCGTCGGCTGAATGAGGCCTACCAGCTGCTCAAGGAGCTCTACCGCAGCCCCACAGCGTGAATCGGCCGTCTTGACTGCGACGCGTTTAGGGACTCTCTCCAAGACTCATCAGGGACCACTCAGAAAATTACTCTTTTGCATCTCATCAGAGACCCGTTCCTAGTCCGCTACCGAGACTTGAATGATATCGTCGAACAGGCGGGCTGACTCAAGCCTCCTGAATGAGACTCGCAAAAATTGCCGATTTCAGCTGTCATCACAAAGCAGGAGCCAGGAGCCAGGAGCCAGAGGAGCCAGGAGGTGATGGTTCTGGTGTCACTGCTTGCGTGGGTGGCTCCGTTCGATCTCCTGGGCAGTCATCGAGGATTGCAAGGGCCGCCAGTCGCCATGGGGTGTTCACGGGCCTGGCGGCTGCACCACGTTTCAGCTGGAACAGCGTTGTCCAAAAGCACAGACAGGGATTGTCCAAGGCGAACCAGCAGGGAATCAGATGCAGTCACTCCAACGGATTTGAGCCTCCCGCAGGGATTGCGTATCTGCCTTTGACACAGATACGCAGGATGGTCGAGCCCCTGGACGGGCCCGGCTCTTCCTGACCCTGCCGGCACCGGAGCAGGCTGACCATGGCAATCTGGCGTGTATCGCATGAGACCCAGGACCAGACCTGAATAGGGTCTCATCTGCTCTTGCTGGGATCAGCGCTGGCTCCCAGCTTCGGGTCACCGCGACCGACCAACCATGGCCACTCGGGTAGCGAGAGGCCCCGGGAGGGAGTTGGTTTCAGGTCTCAGGAATCCCACCTGGATCGCGCTAGAAGACCTATGGCGAGACTGATGCGAGAAGGCCTGGAGCAGAAGATCACCTCACCCAGGCTGGTCTTGTATCAAGACCAGCCTGGGGTCCCGTACGAGACGCACGAGGCAGAGGAGCATGCGCCCCTGGCCCCCGGCTTGCGCGGATAAAAAAAGCCGTGGCTGACCACCGGCGTCGTTGTGCTGGTCGTGCGGGCTGGAGCGTGGACCGCTTCAGCCCGCTGGATGGTCGGCTGTCGAATCAGGTGCTGGTCTGCATGCCCTGGATCAGAAAGTCGAAGTAGGGGCCGGCGAGGGCGGCATCGTCCGTGCCCAGCAGGGCAATGGCCGCATCCTTCATCGTGCGCATCGCCTCCACCATGCCGGGCATCGGCACACCAAGACTGTTGTACATCTCTCTGGCACCCTCCAGGCCGATCTTCTGGATCAGTTCGGTGCTGCCGGCGAGAACCCCATAGGTCACGAGCCGCAGATACCAGCTGTAGTCGCGCAGGCACTGGGCCCGTTGCTTCTGGCCGTAGGCATTGCCGCCGGGTGCCACGTACTCCGGCTTGCGGGCAAACAGCTGCTTGGCAGCCTCGTCGACGATCTTTTTCTCGTTTTCGGTGAGCACCCGCACCACCGAAAGCCGCCGTGATCCCCCGTTGAGGAAATCCACCATCGAGCGGAGTTCACCGCCACTGGGGTAACGGAGCTGATCGTCTGCCTGAAGAATCAGATCCCGAACGACGCTCATCGCAGCGACCACACGCGCAGCCATCGTATCGAGTGGAACCCGATTCCCCCCCAGGGATGCGCAAGGTGTAACGGCACTTTGCACGGCGTAGGGTCAACAGGTGAGCAGCAGCGAATGGGATGCAGTGCCAGGCAGGGGCCAACGCTGGGCTGCGGGTGGGGCAGCTGTTGGAGTGTGCGGTGAGCGGCCTCAGTCACGACGGCCGGGGGGTGGTGGCACTGGCGGGCAGTGTGGCCTTCGTGGGCGGTGCCGTTCCCGGGGATCGGGTGCGCCTGCGCCTGGAACACCGGGCCAGGCGCCACTGGCTGGCAAGGCTGGAGGCCGTGCTGGAGCCCTCCGCCCAGCGCTGCCGCCCGGCCTGTGTGCTGGCCGACCGCTGCGGCGGCTGCAGCCTGCAGCACCTGGAGCTGCAGGCCCAGCGCCAGTGGAAGCGGCGCCAGGTGGTGGACGCCCTGCAGCGCATCGCCCACCTGCCAGCAGCCGAGCAGCTGGTGGCAACCGGCATCAGCGCCGGTGAGGGCCTGGGCTACCGCAACCGGGCCACCTTGCCCCTGGAGCGCCGCCCCGATGGAACGCTGCGGGCCGGGTACTACCGCCACGGCAGCCACACGCTGGTGAACGTGAACCACTGCCCGGTGCTCGATCCCCGGCTCGACCAGCTGGTCGCCCCGCTCAAGCACGACCTGGAGAGCAGCCCATGGCCGGTGGATCGCCACCTGCAGGCCGAAGGTGGCCTGCGGCACCTGGCACTGCGCCTGGGACAGCACAGCGGCGAGCTGCTGGTGACCCTGGTGAGCAGCCATGGGAACCTCCCGGGGCTGGAGCGCTGGGCTGAGCGCTGGCTGCAGCGCTGGCCCCAGCTGGTGGGGGTTTGCCTGAACATCCAGGACCGTCCCAGCAACGTGCTGCTGGGGCCCCACACCGAGGTGGTGGCCGGTCGTGGCTGGATCGTGGAGCGCTTCGCGGGCCTGAGCCTC encodes:
- a CDS encoding J domain-containing protein, with the protein product MPEDELQQRRTINLKLPAELISRLDALKGEFGLRSRGAIVERLLNELFKPEAAATSDGEAAVADPPSAAGEPSGAFDEQGALVLVSRGGGEEAQVDLALRRDPADSQESDPSRAAGSRPRGIDLPGFVRRQSEQVRRSLQPRPRPGAESLDLLPQIPIELLDQALERVRGHWFELYGQSANEAVLEAAMVWLAQDIWPQSDQSEGRPFSWTLVTEVMASLAPCWQPGPPSFERVMVAAGLLEDPFSGSTLVVRLPTLIRRFVHRFRRRRGASFQTLEHTMTLHGALKLLNLPTTPGHRLTLPQIREAYRELALAHHPDSGGTDEGMRRLNEAYQLLKELYRSPTA
- the rlmD gene encoding 23S rRNA (uracil(1939)-C(5))-methyltransferase RlmD, with product MQCQAGANAGLRVGQLLECAVSGLSHDGRGVVALAGSVAFVGGAVPGDRVRLRLEHRARRHWLARLEAVLEPSAQRCRPACVLADRCGGCSLQHLELQAQRQWKRRQVVDALQRIAHLPAAEQLVATGISAGEGLGYRNRATLPLERRPDGTLRAGYYRHGSHTLVNVNHCPVLDPRLDQLVAPLKHDLESSPWPVDRHLQAEGGLRHLALRLGQHSGELLVTLVSSHGNLPGLERWAERWLQRWPQLVGVCLNIQDRPSNVLLGPHTEVVAGRGWIVERFAGLSLSIGADTFFQVNTPMAEQVVPLLLEGLEGLEPGLLLDAYCGIGTFSLPLAAAGWQVLGIELGAASVARARLNAERNQLSARCRFEEGAVAALLAEHLNGARALLLDPPRKGLDAKALAAILASPPERLLYLSCDPATLARDLAALAGADGPYRLSAVQPLDFFPMTSHVETLATLVRH
- a CDS encoding allophycocyanin; its protein translation is MSVVRDLILQADDQLRYPSGGELRSMVDFLNGGSRRLSVVRVLTENEKKIVDEAAKQLFARKPEYVAPGGNAYGQKQRAQCLRDYSWYLRLVTYGVLAGSTELIQKIGLEGAREMYNSLGVPMPGMVEAMRTMKDAAIALLGTDDAALAGPYFDFLIQGMQTST